A DNA window from Arachis duranensis cultivar V14167 chromosome 3, aradu.V14167.gnm2.J7QH, whole genome shotgun sequence contains the following coding sequences:
- the LOC107481436 gene encoding mitochondrial import receptor subunit TOM40-1, which yields MAQAPPTDTKLDEKVDYFNLPCPIPFEELHREASSCFLFSVSLKPELFEGMRFDFTKMLNQKFSLNHSVSMGPTEIPSQSTETIKIPTANYEFGATFIDHPKLMLLGRILTDGRLNARVKYEVSENLTLKANAQLTNEPHMSQGMVNFDYKGKDYRSQFQLGNGALLGASYIQSVTRNLSLGAEVFWAGQHRKSGVGYAARYNTDKWVATAQVASTGMVLASYVQKVSEKVSLATELLCNYLSRDVTASFGYDYILRQCRLRGKIDSNGCCAAFLEERLNMGLNFILSAELDHKKKDYKFGFGLTVGE from the exons ATGGCTCAGGCGCCTCCCACCGACACCAAGCTCGATGAGAAGGTCGACTACTTCAACCTCCCATGTCCTATTCCCTTCGAAGAGCTCCACCGTGAAGCTTCATCCTGCTTTCTCTTTTCAGTTTCTTTGAAGCCAGAGCTTTTCGAGGGTATGCGTTTTGATTTCACCAAGATGCTCAACCAGAAATTCTCCCTCAATCACAG CGTTTCGATGGGGCCTACTGAGATCCCTTCTCAGTCAACGGAGACTATTAAGATCCCTACCGCTAACTATGAGTTTGGTGCAACCTTCATTGATCATCCCAAG TTGATGCTGTTGGGGAGAATATTGACTGATGGAAGGCTCAATGCAAGAGTCAAGTACGAGGTCTCTGAAAATCTCACTCTTAAAGCCAATGCTCAG CTTACGAATGAGCCACACATGTCTCAAGGGATGGTCAACTTTGATTACAAG GGAAAAGACTATAGGTCACAGTTTCAACTTGGGAATGGTGCCTTACTCGGAGCAAGTTATATTCAG AGCGTGACTCGTAACTTATCATTGGGCGCGGAGGTATTTTGGGCTGGACAGCATCGTAAGTCTGGTGTTGGTTATGCTGCTCGCTATAACACTGACAAATGG GTTGCTACGGCACAAGTTGCTAGCACTGGAATGGTTCTTGCAAGCTATGTTCAGAAAGTATCTGAGAAG GTTTCTTTAGCGACTGAGTTACTGTGCAACTACTTGTCACGAGATGTCACGGCTAGCTTTGGATATGATTACATACTAAGACAG TGCCGCCTAAGGGGAAAGATTGATTCCAATGGTTGTTGCGCTGCGTTTTTGGAGGAGCGATTAAACATGGGCCTGAATTTTATACTTTCTGCAGAG CTTGACCACAAGAAAAAAGATTACAAATTCGGGTTTGGTTTGACCGTTGGAGAGTAG
- the LOC107481437 gene encoding uncharacterized protein LOC107481437, with protein MVGNNHSQRERERNRDWIKVLMNSNGHCDDHPDLRSKEKNFFCVDCAVRMCKNCKEAHSLHRRFQIYKYSYQDVFRHSELQKYFDCSKIQTYISNNERIVHLKPRPSTNKPKTSDLSPDSKFKEYNFSSRTKPGGTCEECGKHLQDERNRFCSITCKVSVVPLEAQNQDHNQCSQRSSVESASQSSRFINTPKPEGSDFTLDNQNSEPESSLSEAEPYGWVEVVNYRKRPRKTTPQRPIFVFMS; from the exons ATG GTGGGGAATAATCATTCAcaaagggaaagggaaaggaATAGAGATTGGATTAAAGTTCTTATGAATAGCAATGGCCACTGTGATGATCATCCTGATCTTCGTTCTAAGGAAAAGAATTTTTTCTGTGTAGACTGTGCAGTTAGAATGTGTAAGAACTGTAAGGAAGCTCATTCCCTTCACAGAAGGTTTCAGATATACAAATATTCCTATCAAGATGTCTTCCGCCATTCCGAGCTGCAGAAATACTTTGACTGCTCAAAAATTCAg ACTTACATATCCAACAATGAAAGGATTGTGCATCTAAAACCCCGGCCTTCAACTAATAAACCTAAAACTTCTGATCTAAGCCCTGATTCTAAATTCAAAGAATACAACTTTTCATCAAGAACAAAGCCGGGTGGTACATGTGAAGAATGTGGGAAACACTTACAAGATGAGCGGAATCGCTTCTGCTCTATTACATGCAAG GTCTCAGTGGTTCCCTTGGAAGCTCAAAACCAAGATCACAATCAATGTTCACAGAGGAGTTCGGTAGAATCTGCTAGTCAAAGTAGTAGGTTCATCAACACTCCAAAACCAGAAGGTAGTGATTTTACTTTAGATAACCAGAATTCAGAACCAGAGTCATCTTTATCTGAAGCTGAGCCATATGGATGGGTTGAAGTTGTTAACTACAGAAAGCGCCCAAGGAAAACAACCCCTCAAAGGcctatttttgttttcatgtCCTAA
- the LOC107481435 gene encoding 40S ribosomal protein S16, producing the protein MAQQPLEQVQCFGRKKTAVAVTYCKRGRGLIKINGCPIELVEPEILRFKAFEPILLLGRHRFAGVDMRIRVKGGGHTSQIYAIRQSIAKALVAFYQKYVDEQSKKEIKDILVRYDRTLLVADPRRCEPKKFGGRGARARFQKSYR; encoded by the coding sequence ATGGCGCAGCAACCACTGGAGCAAGTACAGTGCTTCGGCCGCAAGAAGACTGCGGTGGCCGTCACATACTGCAAGAGAGGACGCGGCCTCATCAAGATCAACGGTTGCCCAATCGAGCTTGTGGAGCCGGAGATCCTGCGGTTCAAGGCGTTCGAGCCAATCCTGCTGCTCGGAAGGCACCGATTCGCCGGCGTTGACATGCGCATCCGCGTGAAGGGAGGAGGACACACTTCTCAGATCTACGCCATAAGGCAGAGCATAGCGAAGGCTCTTGTTGCGTTCTACCAGAAGTATGTGGACGAGCAGAGCAAGAAGGAGATCAAGGACATTCTTGTCAGGTACGACCGAACCCTCCTCGTCGCCGATCCAAGGCGCTGCGAGCCCAAGAAGTTCGGTGGTCGTGGTGCTCGTGCTAGGTTCCAGAAGTCCTACCGTTAA